Genomic segment of Candidatus Chlorohelix allophototropha:
ACCGCTTCCCGCGCCTGAGCAATAATCGTCGCATCATCCAGATCAAGAGTCTCCTGGCTGTAAATATGAGTTTCCAAAGCGCTACCGCCCGTTGCAGTATGCCATTCTTTGAACGAATTCAGAATACGATGCAGCCAGAAAAAGTTATCTAATATAAAATCGCCACTGATAATACCCGCTTCGGCAGTGCGCTTGCGAGGCGACTCGGAGAACCAAAAGCGCAAGACTCCCGTATGGCGACCTTCGGGCCATTTCATATCAGCAGTAATCGCTGCGGTGGTTGGGCTATTGTTAAAGATACGGCTGGCGGCGGGCGCATCGGTAGCCACTATTACATGCAATGCTTCGATTTTTTCCCCATTTTCCAGAAATACTACCCAACCTGTTTCACCCACACGTTCAAGCCGTTCTACCCTTGCGTCCTTACGAATCTCAGCACCAGCCCGAACAATTTTTTCTGCCATCGGCGCAATCAACGCGGTTTCCGGGTCGGTGGGCAAGTAGTGGAAACGCTGGCTGTCTCGCCGCAGCAGCGAATAAAAGCGTAAGAAAGCAATAAAACCCGCTGCCGGAACCTGATCTAGATGTGCCGATAAGCCACTACGCGCCAAAGTTGCTAGAAATGCGGTCATGCGCGGAGGCCAGCCTTTGCACAAATCCGCAACAGTTTTACCTTCTAAGCTTACACCTTCAACCAACGGGTCAATCGCGGTAGCAGTCAGCAAAGTACCTAGCACTACCGGGATTTTGAAAATATCACTGAAAGTTAGCATCCGCACGAAAGGGGGGTAAAATGACAACGCGCCGTAATGGAAAGGGGCAGGCCAAAGTATAGTACGACGCACACCTCGCCCCATCTCACAGCGTAGAATTTTACCGTTCGACTCACCGTGAACCCATTGCTGGCGATCTGCAAAAACCAGTTCCGGCATAAAGCCGTGCCGGGCAGCCATCGCTTTGAGGTTCTTGTATTGCCACCACAAGCCATGAATCCCATGTTCGGCAGGAAAGCTCCAGCGCCGCCCATCGGCAGAAGTAAGCTCAACTGCCGGTTTTGTACTCCAACGACCACCCAGAAAGGCAGGTTCAGCCTCCAGCACGAGCGGCAACAATCCCCGCTCGGTCAAATGTAAAGCGGCAGTCAGTCCTGCTACACCACCCCCGATTATCACACAGGCACGAGGCTCAGATTGCATTTTATATTCCTTCTGAAATTAACTCATGTAGGCGAGAGAGGCAACGTCGATACTTTTTAGCGTACCCTTTATCACGATATTCCGGCAAGAACAGGTCTGGTAGTGTGCATCTTGCCGACACCGCAAGTTTTACCCGCTGGTCGTACAGTTTGTCGATGAAATGTACGAAACGGAGCGCGTCAATCTGTTCGTGGAAAGGTGCAAGCCCTTCGATAAATACTACTTCCAGTGGCACAAGCAAGCGCGAGTAGCGAATAGGATGGTGCGCTGCCAAATGTTTTAGCAATTCATCAAAAGTGGTATATAACTTTGAGCTTTTAAGCGGCATATAGTGTGTGTAGGCGTTGTGCAGCGCAGCGGAATCAGACGCATAAATACCTTCCGAAAGGACATTCTCACCGTAAGCACGATGGCGATAATCCTCACCCTCTAACCTAATCGACTCGAAACTTTGGGCGATGATACCGATTTCACGCTTGAAATCATCCGCATTGAAACGCCCTTGTCCTAACTCACTTGGTAGCGTGTTTGAAGTGGTCAAGATATGGGTGTTGCCACCCTCCATCACACCTCGGATGAAAGTTTTGGCGAGCATGGTATTTCCCACATCATCCAGTTCAAACTCATCCACACAGATGAGGCGATAGGGTTTGAAAGCTTCTATTGCCGGTGCCATCCCTTTAGCACCAATCGCATAAGCCAGT
This window contains:
- a CDS encoding FAD-dependent oxidoreductase; the encoded protein is MQSEPRACVIIGGGVAGLTAALHLTERGLLPLVLEAEPAFLGGRWSTKPAVELTSADGRRWSFPAEHGIHGLWWQYKNLKAMAARHGFMPELVFADRQQWVHGESNGKILRCEMGRGVRRTILWPAPFHYGALSFYPPFVRMLTFSDIFKIPVVLGTLLTATAIDPLVEGVSLEGKTVADLCKGWPPRMTAFLATLARSGLSAHLDQVPAAGFIAFLRFYSLLRRDSQRFHYLPTDPETALIAPMAEKIVRAGAEIRKDARVERLERVGETGWVVFLENGEKIEALHVIVATDAPAASRIFNNSPTTAAITADMKWPEGRHTGVLRFWFSESPRKRTAEAGIISGDFILDNFFWLHRILNSFKEWHTATGGSALETHIYSQETLDLDDATIIAQAREAVERIFPKLKGKILHVTFQRNPPSHTLFGIGSLAHHMGVRTPFPGLSCCGDWVRNPLPALFLERAVATAILAANAALEEKGLPVFELEKYDKPEFFARLISGWISSARV
- the zapE gene encoding cell division protein ZapE: MQKSQDGLELPNRTLTFDQIDCEVSIEEVVGGFVPTPRFSHVSFESYRPDPKQPSQASTLQRLREYVSGIQAERGERGGLLGFLKKKTPVAIKGLYLDGGYGVGKTHLLASAYLEAPAPKAYLSFQELAYAIGAKGMAPAIEAFKPYRLICVDEFELDDVGNTMLAKTFIRGVMEGGNTHILTTSNTLPSELGQGRFNADDFKREIGIIAQSFESIRLEGEDYRHRAYGENVLSEGIYASDSAALHNAYTHYMPLKSSKLYTTFDELLKHLAAHHPIRYSRLLVPLEVVFIEGLAPFHEQIDALRFVHFIDKLYDQRVKLAVSARCTLPDLFLPEYRDKGYAKKYRRCLSRLHELISEGI